The Desulfuromonas versatilis genome has a segment encoding these proteins:
- a CDS encoding iron-containing alcohol dehydrogenase, with product MNISKFVMPEIIFGLGSLSQIGDSTLRLGASKVFVVSDEGVINAGWVEKALHYLKGAGLGTEVFYSLTTNPKDFEVEQGVQKYLESGCDAIVAVGGGSPTDVAKAIAILATNGSRLQGYEGINKISHPLPPMVMVPSTAGAGSEVSQFAIIVDTQRKLKMSIISKSLVPDIAIVDPELLITKDAKLAAATGMDALTHGIESYVSLAATPLTDIHALNAIRLISRNLREAVQNRRDMVANTNMAMASLSAGIAFSNAILGATHAMTHQVDGLLDEHHGEANASILPHVMEFNLPACPERFREIAEAMGKVGKQMPLMEGAALAIEAVREIIADIGLDKGLAELGLENQFIPTLSRNALNDACLITNPRNASIEDIEGIFRKAL from the coding sequence TTGAACATCAGCAAATTCGTCATGCCGGAAATCATCTTCGGACTCGGTTCACTCAGCCAGATCGGGGACAGCACCCTGCGCCTGGGGGCATCCAAGGTCTTCGTGGTCAGCGACGAGGGGGTGATCAACGCCGGCTGGGTGGAAAAAGCCCTCCACTATCTGAAGGGTGCCGGGCTGGGCACCGAGGTGTTTTATTCCCTGACCACCAACCCCAAGGATTTCGAGGTGGAACAGGGGGTGCAGAAGTACCTGGAGTCCGGCTGCGACGCCATCGTCGCGGTCGGCGGCGGCAGCCCCACCGACGTGGCCAAGGCCATCGCCATCCTGGCCACCAACGGTTCCCGGCTGCAGGGTTACGAAGGGATCAACAAGATTTCCCACCCCCTGCCGCCCATGGTCATGGTGCCGAGCACCGCTGGCGCCGGCTCGGAGGTTAGCCAGTTTGCCATCATCGTCGATACCCAGCGCAAGCTGAAGATGTCGATCATCTCCAAGTCCCTGGTGCCCGACATCGCCATCGTCGACCCGGAACTGCTCATCACCAAGGATGCCAAGCTGGCAGCGGCCACGGGCATGGACGCCCTGACCCACGGCATCGAATCCTACGTCTCGCTGGCAGCCACCCCCCTGACCGACATCCATGCGCTGAATGCCATCCGGCTGATCTCCCGGAACCTGCGCGAGGCGGTGCAGAACCGTCGGGACATGGTGGCCAACACCAACATGGCTATGGCCAGCCTCTCGGCGGGGATCGCCTTCTCCAACGCCATCCTCGGGGCGACCCACGCCATGACCCACCAGGTCGACGGCCTGCTCGACGAACACCACGGCGAAGCCAACGCTTCGATCCTGCCCCACGTCATGGAGTTCAATCTGCCGGCCTGCCCGGAGCGGTTCCGCGAGATTGCCGAAGCCATGGGCAAAGTGGGCAAACAGATGCCGCTGATGGAAGGGGCGGCGCTGGCCATCGAGGCGGTCAGGGAGATCATCGCGGACATCGGGCTGGACAAGGGGCTGGCGGAGCTTGGGCTCGAGAACCAGTTCATCCCGACGCTGAGCCGCAACGCGCTAAACGACGCCTGCCTGATCACCAACCCGCGCAATGCCAGCATCGAGGATATCGAGGGGATTTTCCGCAAAGCCCTTTAG
- a CDS encoding NUDIX domain-containing protein: protein MPADKLICPNCQATVLKYRNPFPTVDIIIRQGGKIVLIERKNEPRGWALPGGFVDYGESLEAAAAREALEETGLVMVNLRQFRAYSAPDRDPRQHNISMVFIADGRGELRGGDDAARAVAFDLDALPSPLCFDHGQILEDYRRCLGGGMP from the coding sequence ATGCCCGCCGACAAGCTGATCTGCCCCAACTGCCAAGCCACGGTCCTCAAATATCGCAACCCCTTCCCCACGGTGGACATCATCATCCGCCAGGGCGGCAAGATCGTCCTGATCGAGCGGAAAAACGAACCCAGGGGATGGGCTTTGCCCGGCGGGTTCGTCGACTACGGCGAGAGCCTGGAGGCTGCCGCCGCCCGCGAGGCGCTGGAGGAGACCGGCCTGGTCATGGTGAACCTTCGCCAGTTCCGGGCCTACTCGGCCCCGGACAGGGACCCCCGGCAACACAACATCTCGATGGTGTTCATCGCCGATGGCCGGGGTGAACTCCGTGGCGGAGACGATGCCGCCAGGGCGGTAGCGTTCGACCTCGATGCGCTCCCCTCCCCCCTGTGCTTCGACCACGGTCAGATCCTCGAGGATTACCGCCGCTGCCTCGGCGGCGGCATGCCCTGA
- a CDS encoding iron-containing alcohol dehydrogenase, protein MALADQTFGFFIPTVSLMGVGCSKETGDQVKALGGTKALLVTDKGISAMGMADKIKKQVEASGVQVVIFDGAEPNPTDKNVHDGLKVYQDNKCNTIISLGGGSSHDCAKGIGMVASNGGNIRDLEGVNKTTKAMPPFVAINTTAGTASEMTRFCIITNTDTKVKMAIVDWRCTPNIAINDPVLMVGKPAPLTAATGMDALTHAVEAYVSTIATPITDACAIKAIELIAGYLRPAVANGENLEARDKMAYAEYLAGMAFNNASLGYVHAMAHQLGGFYNLPHGVCNAILLPAVCEFNMISNPKRFADIAVAMGETIDGLSEVDAAAKGIAAIRKLSSDIGIPAGLKQLNVQETDLRIMAENAMKDACMLTNPRKATLDCVVGIYKAAM, encoded by the coding sequence ATGGCATTGGCAGATCAGACTTTCGGCTTCTTCATCCCCACTGTTTCCCTCATGGGCGTCGGCTGCTCCAAGGAGACCGGCGACCAGGTCAAGGCGCTGGGCGGCACCAAGGCCCTGCTGGTCACCGACAAGGGGATCTCGGCCATGGGCATGGCCGACAAGATCAAGAAGCAGGTCGAGGCTTCGGGCGTCCAGGTTGTTATCTTCGACGGCGCCGAGCCCAACCCCACCGACAAGAACGTGCACGACGGCCTGAAAGTCTACCAGGACAACAAGTGCAACACCATCATCTCCCTGGGCGGCGGCAGCTCCCACGACTGCGCCAAGGGGATCGGCATGGTTGCCAGCAACGGCGGCAACATCCGTGACCTCGAGGGCGTGAACAAGACCACCAAGGCCATGCCTCCCTTCGTCGCCATCAACACCACCGCCGGCACCGCCAGCGAAATGACCCGCTTCTGCATCATCACCAACACCGACACCAAGGTCAAGATGGCCATCGTCGACTGGCGCTGCACCCCCAATATCGCCATCAACGACCCGGTGCTGATGGTCGGCAAGCCCGCTCCGCTGACCGCCGCCACCGGCATGGACGCTTTGACCCACGCCGTCGAGGCCTATGTCTCCACCATCGCCACCCCGATCACCGACGCCTGCGCCATCAAGGCCATCGAGCTGATCGCCGGGTACCTGCGTCCCGCGGTGGCCAACGGTGAGAACCTCGAAGCCCGCGACAAGATGGCTTACGCCGAGTACCTCGCCGGCATGGCCTTCAACAACGCCAGCCTCGGCTACGTCCACGCCATGGCTCACCAGCTGGGCGGCTTCTACAACCTGCCCCACGGCGTCTGCAACGCCATCCTGCTGCCGGCCGTTTGCGAGTTCAACATGATCTCCAACCCCAAGCGCTTCGCTGACATCGCCGTGGCCATGGGCGAGACCATTGACGGCCTCTCCGAAGTCGACGCCGCCGCCAAGGGGATTGCGGCCATCCGCAAGCTCTCCAGCGACATCGGCATCCCGGCCGGCCTGAAGCAGCTCAACGTTCAGGAAACCGACCTGCGCATCATGGCCGAAAACGCCATGAAGGACGCCTGCATGCTGACCAACCCCCGCAAGGCGACCCTCGACTGCGTAGTTGGCATCTACAAGGCTGCCATGTAA
- a CDS encoding sigma-54-dependent transcriptional regulator, producing the protein MSQTRILIIDDEADVCTFFRRLLTRKGYQVTTAVNEPQALQALEQESFQVALVDLKLPDTDGLTLLQKIKARQAACEVIIMTGFSTIKTAVQAIQLGAYEYLEKPFENIDEIEQLVAKAASYGTQAGQGPLPREEWQDIARATGFQVGQSPAMRRVVSLAFKIATKNINILIQGKTGTGKEVLARFVHAASHRAGQPFIPVNCGALPENLLESELFGHEKGAFTGANQTRKGIFELANRGTLFLDEIGDASPQIQVKLLRVLETGEFMRVGGEKSIRTDVRVVAATNVDLETAIREKNFREDLYYRLNVVRLEIPSLSERGEDISQLAEFFVQQQNPQLGIAPATLRLLEAHHWPGNIRELANTMRRAVALCPGEAILPAHLGGKLGTRNADPGEGQPRPGESAAVSAGEFSLERFWEHFGKEETLQKMTAGELTQMLHSLGGLEKKLLAVMAGKGLAPSPRQELKETEKETIRKALEQNRWNITRTARALGIARNTLHRKIKRYDLQGF; encoded by the coding sequence TTGTCACAGACGAGAATTCTGATCATCGACGACGAAGCGGATGTCTGCACATTTTTCCGCAGACTGCTGACCCGCAAGGGATACCAGGTGACCACCGCGGTGAACGAACCCCAGGCGCTGCAGGCGCTGGAGCAGGAAAGTTTCCAGGTGGCCCTGGTCGACCTGAAGCTTCCCGATACCGACGGGCTGACCCTGCTGCAGAAGATCAAGGCCCGCCAGGCCGCCTGCGAGGTCATCATCATGACCGGCTTCAGCACCATAAAAACGGCGGTTCAGGCTATCCAGCTCGGAGCCTACGAATACCTGGAAAAGCCCTTCGAGAACATCGACGAGATCGAGCAGTTGGTGGCCAAGGCGGCCAGTTACGGGACCCAGGCCGGCCAGGGGCCCCTGCCCCGGGAAGAATGGCAGGACATCGCCCGGGCCACCGGTTTCCAGGTTGGCCAGTCCCCGGCCATGCGGCGGGTGGTTTCCCTGGCGTTCAAGATCGCCACCAAGAACATCAACATCCTGATCCAGGGCAAGACCGGCACCGGCAAAGAGGTGCTGGCGCGCTTCGTCCACGCTGCTTCCCACCGGGCGGGCCAGCCCTTTATCCCGGTCAACTGCGGCGCCCTTCCCGAAAACCTGCTCGAAAGCGAGCTGTTCGGCCACGAAAAAGGGGCCTTCACCGGGGCCAACCAGACCCGCAAGGGGATCTTCGAACTGGCCAATCGCGGCACCCTTTTCCTGGATGAGATCGGCGACGCCAGCCCGCAGATCCAGGTCAAGCTGCTGCGGGTGCTGGAAACCGGGGAATTCATGCGCGTTGGCGGAGAAAAGTCGATCCGCACCGATGTCCGGGTGGTCGCGGCGACCAACGTCGACCTGGAAACGGCCATCCGCGAGAAAAATTTCCGCGAGGACCTCTATTACCGGCTCAACGTGGTGCGGCTGGAAATCCCTTCCCTGAGCGAGCGCGGTGAGGACATCTCCCAGCTCGCCGAGTTCTTCGTCCAGCAGCAAAATCCCCAGCTCGGCATCGCGCCTGCCACCCTGCGCCTGCTCGAGGCCCACCACTGGCCGGGCAACATCCGTGAGCTGGCCAACACCATGCGCCGCGCCGTAGCCCTGTGCCCCGGAGAGGCCATTCTCCCGGCGCATCTCGGCGGCAAACTCGGAACCCGCAATGCCGACCCCGGCGAAGGCCAGCCTCGCCCGGGTGAATCCGCAGCGGTGTCGGCGGGGGAATTCTCCCTCGAACGGTTTTGGGAGCACTTCGGCAAGGAGGAAACCCTGCAGAAAATGACCGCGGGCGAATTGACCCAGATGCTGCACTCCCTGGGCGGGCTGGAAAAAAAGCTGCTCGCGGTCATGGCCGGCAAGGGACTGGCGCCTTCCCCCAGGCAGGAGCTCAAGGAAACCGAAAAGGAGACCATTCGCAAGGCCCTGGAGCAAAACCGCTGGAACATCACCCGCACCGCCAGAGCCCTAGGAATCGCCCGCAACACCCTGCACCGCAAGATCAAACGCTATGATCTGCAGGGGTTTTGA
- a CDS encoding GAF domain-containing sensor histidine kinase, with product MNDKEKLLEQLTGVDSSKLNYYVELKKRTEEVLKQNSRLEILHQLTHDINIDMSIQDILERAFTKLPQALPCDFLGLATIRGEQLVLKAMMPRDFCQVDRFPHHAPSWQVIRAQKAGVFDPQPSYRSHLRHNPAYPEQLREIAIAPMFERSDVIGALLVGSVMKPAYSEAELSFVQHLADQLAISIQNARLYKQVSRAKKEWEETFKAVTDPIILIDTDYNVLLHNDRLPPELMEIWSRGLTDKCHDRLHGLKRPCRDCPVEEVKRTLQPASLRTQTDSGLLFDLTYYPVLNEESQLVAITVFMKDVTQKTKLEAQLVHSAKLAALGEMAAGVAHELNSPMTVIIGTAQMLVREIQGGKGLGNIEELEDIFNCGVRCKRIIQNLLTFSRQDQAPVTDTDLNAEARRVLSLIKYQINRSQIRILEHLDPDLPKLAANGPQIQQVLTNFLVNARDALNSQERDDKVIEVSTTQRVQENKRWVVLSVRDNGCGIAQENLSKIFTPFYTSKEATKGTGLGLSVCLGIAESHNGRIEVESKLGQGSTFSLVLPLENP from the coding sequence GTGAACGACAAGGAAAAACTGCTTGAACAGCTGACCGGGGTCGACTCCTCCAAGCTCAACTATTACGTGGAGCTGAAAAAACGCACCGAGGAGGTCCTCAAGCAGAACAGCCGGCTGGAGATACTCCACCAGCTCACCCATGACATCAACATCGACATGTCCATCCAGGACATCCTCGAACGCGCCTTTACCAAGCTGCCGCAGGCCCTGCCCTGCGACTTTCTCGGCCTGGCGACGATTCGCGGGGAGCAGCTGGTGCTCAAGGCGATGATGCCCCGCGACTTCTGCCAGGTGGATAGATTCCCCCACCATGCGCCCTCGTGGCAGGTCATCCGCGCGCAGAAAGCCGGGGTTTTCGACCCGCAGCCGAGCTACCGCAGCCACCTGCGCCATAACCCCGCCTACCCGGAGCAGTTGCGGGAAATCGCCATCGCGCCCATGTTCGAGCGCAGCGACGTGATCGGCGCCCTGCTGGTGGGCAGCGTGATGAAGCCGGCCTACAGCGAGGCGGAACTAAGCTTCGTCCAGCACCTGGCCGACCAGCTGGCCATCAGCATCCAGAACGCCCGTCTCTACAAACAGGTCTCCAGGGCCAAGAAGGAGTGGGAAGAGACCTTCAAGGCGGTCACCGATCCCATCATTCTGATCGATACCGATTACAATGTGCTGCTCCATAACGACCGGCTCCCGCCGGAACTGATGGAGATCTGGTCAAGGGGGCTGACGGACAAGTGCCATGACCGGTTGCACGGCCTGAAACGGCCCTGCCGCGACTGCCCGGTCGAGGAGGTCAAGCGCACCCTCCAGCCGGCCAGCCTGCGCACGCAAACCGATTCTGGCCTGCTGTTCGACCTGACCTATTACCCGGTGCTCAACGAAGAGAGCCAGCTGGTGGCCATCACTGTTTTCATGAAAGACGTGACCCAGAAAACCAAGCTGGAGGCCCAACTGGTACATTCTGCCAAGCTGGCGGCGCTCGGCGAGATGGCCGCAGGGGTGGCCCATGAGCTGAACAGCCCCATGACGGTCATCATCGGCACCGCACAGATGTTGGTCAGGGAGATCCAGGGCGGCAAGGGACTCGGTAACATCGAGGAGTTGGAGGATATCTTCAACTGCGGGGTGCGCTGCAAGAGGATCATCCAGAACCTGCTGACCTTCTCGCGCCAGGACCAGGCCCCGGTCACCGATACCGACCTCAACGCCGAAGCCCGGCGGGTGCTGAGCCTGATCAAATACCAGATCAACCGCAGCCAGATCCGCATCCTCGAGCATCTCGACCCCGACCTGCCGAAACTCGCCGCCAACGGGCCACAGATCCAACAGGTTCTGACCAACTTCTTGGTCAACGCCCGGGATGCTCTCAACAGCCAGGAGCGCGACGACAAGGTCATCGAGGTTTCGACCACCCAACGCGTGCAGGAGAACAAACGATGGGTGGTACTCAGCGTCCGGGACAACGGCTGCGGCATCGCTCAGGAGAATCTCTCGAAAATCTTCACGCCCTTCTACACCAGCAAGGAGGCAACCAAGGGGACCGGCCTCGGACTTTCGGTCTGCCTGGGCATCGCCGAATCGCACAACGGCAGGATCGAAGTGGAGAGCAAGCTGGGGCAGGGGAGCACCTTTTCGCTGGTACTGCCGCTTGAAAACCCGTAA
- a CDS encoding FAD-binding oxidoreductase, whose product MIAKSVLEKFKGIVGEQNYWDSPADLALYSFDSSVEKPAQPEVVVRPESTEQVAQICKLCNDNSIPLVTRGSGTNLAGGTIPVTGGCVLLMTKLNKILEINVKDMYAVVQAGVITADFAAAVLEKGLFYPPDPGSQKMSTLGGNVAENAGGLRGLKYGVTKDYVMGVTFCDMEGNIVKGGGKTVKLCTGYNLTGLMCQSEGTLGVMTEFVLKLVPPPKASKAMLVSFDSIMDAGNTVSGIITNHVLPCTLELMDNFTIKTVEEATGAGLPVDAAALLLIEVDGHPAQVEDDYQTVLKVCRENNGAVKVANTSEEKEKLWEGRRKSLSSLARLRPTLVLEDATVPRTKIPDILVALEEIRQKYNVTIGTFGHAGDGNLHPTFLCDKRDVEEMARVHKAVDELFAAALRLDGTCSGEHGIGIAKAKYMVDEVGEGTINYMKQIKKGIDAKNLLNPTKMGL is encoded by the coding sequence ATGATAGCCAAGTCCGTACTCGAAAAGTTCAAAGGGATCGTAGGAGAACAGAACTACTGGGACTCCCCGGCCGATCTTGCCCTGTACAGCTTCGACTCTTCGGTGGAGAAGCCGGCCCAGCCCGAGGTGGTGGTGCGCCCCGAGAGCACCGAGCAGGTGGCGCAGATCTGCAAGCTCTGCAACGACAACAGCATCCCCCTGGTGACCCGCGGTTCGGGCACCAACCTGGCCGGCGGCACCATCCCGGTGACCGGTGGCTGCGTGCTGCTGATGACCAAACTCAACAAGATCCTCGAAATCAACGTCAAGGACATGTATGCCGTGGTTCAGGCCGGCGTCATCACCGCGGATTTCGCCGCGGCGGTGCTGGAGAAGGGCCTGTTCTATCCGCCCGATCCGGGCAGCCAGAAGATGTCGACCCTCGGCGGCAACGTGGCCGAGAACGCCGGCGGTCTGCGCGGCCTGAAATACGGGGTGACCAAGGACTACGTCATGGGCGTCACCTTCTGCGACATGGAGGGCAACATCGTCAAGGGCGGCGGCAAGACCGTCAAGCTCTGCACCGGCTACAACCTGACCGGCCTGATGTGCCAGTCCGAAGGGACCCTCGGGGTAATGACCGAGTTCGTCCTCAAGCTGGTCCCGCCCCCCAAGGCCTCCAAAGCGATGCTGGTTTCTTTCGACAGCATCATGGACGCCGGCAACACCGTTTCGGGGATCATCACCAACCACGTTCTCCCCTGCACCTTGGAGCTGATGGACAACTTCACCATCAAGACCGTCGAGGAAGCCACCGGCGCCGGCCTCCCCGTCGATGCGGCCGCCCTGCTGCTGATCGAGGTCGACGGCCACCCGGCCCAGGTCGAGGATGACTACCAGACCGTGCTCAAGGTCTGCCGCGAGAACAACGGCGCGGTCAAGGTGGCCAACACCTCAGAAGAAAAGGAAAAGCTCTGGGAGGGCCGCCGCAAGTCCCTCTCCTCCCTGGCCCGGCTGCGCCCGACCCTGGTGCTCGAGGACGCCACCGTGCCCCGTACCAAGATCCCCGACATCCTGGTGGCCCTCGAAGAGATCCGCCAGAAATACAACGTCACCATCGGCACCTTCGGCCATGCCGGCGACGGCAACCTGCACCCCACCTTCCTCTGTGACAAGCGCGACGTCGAGGAGATGGCCCGCGTGCACAAGGCGGTCGACGAGTTGTTCGCCGCGGCCCTGCGCCTGGACGGCACCTGCAGCGGCGAGCACGGCATCGGCATCGCCAAGGCCAAGTACATGGTCGACGAGGTCGGCGAAGGGACGATCAACTACATGAAGCAGATCAAGAAGGGGATCGACGCCAAGAATCTGCTCAATCCGACCAAGATGGGACTGTAA
- a CDS encoding L-lactate permease: protein MATALSLFPIVLLIYLMTKKNSVPSFKALPLVALILYVLKMAYFDVEANLVNATVVEGLLTALVPISIVWGAIFLFKTMEYTGAMDTIRTWLNGVTTNKVAQAMIVGWAFAFLIEGASGFGTPAAIAAPILVGLGFPAVRVAILCLIMNSVPVHFGAVGTPGWFGLGQLEGIGPMQLLEIGQKASILHFCAALVVPVIALTFALSFKEVKKNLVFVYLSILSCTVPYVIAARFDYEFPSVVAGATGLVLSAFFAQKKIGLAREEGEVRVANQVSLPALVKASFPLWGTVAILLVTRIKQLGVKPLLVSKTPIMEVSLGSFGDLSLSRSLVLSLQHIFGTDAGWAYQTLYIPALLPFILISSMAFILFSAQKAAVNRTVSESLTQMKKPVMALLGALVFVKLLMLGTAQVEANTIIIGKALAEAMGTQWKFFASYLGALGAFFSGSNTVSNLTFGGIQYSIAKNLGLNPLTILSMQSVGGGMGNMVCIHNIVAVCSVLGLSNQEGFILKRTMIPMLVYGAIVGVVGFIMLAG, encoded by the coding sequence ATGGCAACGGCTCTCTCCCTGTTCCCGATCGTTCTGCTCATCTACCTGATGACCAAGAAAAACAGCGTCCCGTCCTTCAAGGCGCTGCCCCTGGTCGCCCTGATCCTTTACGTGCTGAAGATGGCCTACTTCGACGTCGAGGCCAACCTGGTCAACGCCACGGTGGTCGAAGGCCTGCTCACCGCCCTGGTCCCCATTTCCATCGTCTGGGGCGCGATCTTCCTGTTCAAGACCATGGAATACACCGGGGCCATGGACACCATCCGCACCTGGCTCAACGGCGTGACCACCAACAAGGTGGCCCAGGCCATGATCGTCGGCTGGGCCTTCGCCTTCCTCATCGAGGGGGCCAGCGGCTTCGGCACCCCGGCGGCCATCGCCGCTCCGATCCTGGTGGGCCTCGGCTTTCCCGCCGTGCGCGTGGCGATTCTCTGCCTGATCATGAACAGCGTGCCGGTGCACTTCGGCGCTGTCGGCACCCCGGGCTGGTTCGGCCTCGGCCAGCTGGAGGGCATCGGCCCGATGCAGCTGCTGGAGATCGGGCAGAAGGCCTCGATCCTGCACTTCTGCGCCGCCCTGGTGGTCCCGGTGATCGCCCTGACCTTCGCCCTTTCCTTCAAGGAAGTGAAGAAGAACCTGGTTTTCGTCTACCTGAGCATCCTCAGCTGCACCGTCCCCTACGTTATCGCCGCCCGCTTCGACTACGAGTTCCCCTCGGTGGTCGCCGGCGCCACCGGCCTGGTGCTTTCCGCATTCTTCGCCCAGAAGAAGATCGGCCTGGCCCGCGAAGAAGGTGAAGTCCGCGTGGCCAACCAGGTGTCTCTTCCGGCCCTGGTCAAGGCTTCCTTCCCGCTGTGGGGCACCGTGGCGATCCTGCTGGTGACCCGCATCAAGCAGCTCGGCGTCAAGCCCCTGCTGGTCAGCAAGACCCCGATTATGGAAGTTTCCCTCGGCTCTTTCGGCGACCTGAGCCTGAGCCGGTCGCTGGTGCTGTCGCTGCAGCACATTTTCGGCACCGACGCCGGCTGGGCCTACCAGACCCTCTACATCCCGGCCCTGCTCCCCTTCATCCTCATCTCCAGCATGGCCTTTATCCTGTTCTCCGCCCAGAAGGCCGCGGTCAACCGCACCGTCAGCGAATCGCTGACCCAGATGAAAAAGCCGGTCATGGCCCTGCTCGGCGCCCTGGTGTTCGTCAAGCTGCTGATGCTCGGGACCGCTCAGGTCGAGGCCAACACCATCATCATCGGCAAGGCCCTGGCCGAGGCCATGGGTACCCAGTGGAAGTTCTTCGCCTCCTACCTGGGAGCGCTGGGCGCCTTCTTCTCCGGGTCCAACACTGTCTCCAACCTGACTTTCGGCGGCATCCAGTACTCCATCGCCAAGAACCTGGGGCTTAACCCCCTGACCATTCTCAGCATGCAGTCCGTCGGGGGCGGCATGGGCAACATGGTCTGCATCCACAACATCGTTGCCGTCTGCTCGGTGCTGGGGCTCAGCAACCAGGAAGGCTTCATCCTCAAGCGGACCATGATCCCCATGCTGGTCTACGGGGCCATCGTCGGCGTGGTCGGCTTCATCATGCTCGCCGGCTGA
- a CDS encoding (Fe-S)-binding protein, with protein MEKVVGELKQLEELLVQCSRCGTCQSVCPLYKKDRQESSVARGKMYLLDALVEGQIKKADEIYKYLDYCVLCGRCKNNCPSGVKTDEIFLRARGILRQVKKLPAWQKLALKVAMGQPKLLAAMSPLFHIGLRAGASKVDDGVFKPMGLFRPLIGAMADRHVIDMPAEPFTKKYGGFNQAQNEKMRVIFYPGCAVTLIYTGWGEAIVETLLHYGVSVYVPEVNQCCGIPSATMGEMGLYKKQIGVNFDYFDSIKDAEYILTCCPTCEYGLGATAERESGRQRGKQMMDIIVFMAEVLKGDYPKDIPLEGRTTLHIPCHYNHAKDSVLKEFIKEHFDTEYADLKNDGCCGFGGTFSLKNYAHTKEISALKAKEVEERGYKNLFTACPGCAMNLTDATLTAETAVQASHPVVEMYRRRIKKNP; from the coding sequence GTGGAGAAAGTCGTAGGAGAGCTGAAACAGCTCGAGGAACTGCTGGTCCAGTGCAGCCGCTGCGGGACCTGCCAGTCGGTTTGCCCCCTGTACAAGAAGGACCGCCAGGAATCGTCCGTGGCCCGGGGCAAGATGTACCTGCTCGACGCGCTGGTCGAAGGGCAGATCAAAAAGGCCGACGAGATCTACAAATACCTTGATTACTGCGTGCTGTGCGGCCGCTGCAAGAACAACTGCCCCTCGGGGGTGAAGACCGACGAGATCTTCCTGCGCGCCCGGGGCATCCTGCGCCAGGTCAAGAAGCTGCCGGCCTGGCAGAAACTGGCCCTGAAAGTGGCCATGGGCCAGCCCAAGCTGCTGGCGGCCATGTCGCCGCTGTTCCACATCGGCCTGCGCGCCGGCGCCAGCAAGGTCGACGATGGGGTCTTCAAGCCGATGGGCCTGTTCAGGCCGCTGATCGGCGCGATGGCCGACCGCCATGTCATCGACATGCCGGCCGAGCCTTTCACCAAGAAGTACGGCGGCTTCAACCAGGCCCAAAATGAAAAGATGCGGGTCATCTTCTACCCCGGCTGCGCCGTCACCCTGATCTACACCGGCTGGGGCGAGGCGATCGTCGAGACCCTGCTGCACTACGGGGTGTCGGTCTATGTGCCCGAGGTCAACCAGTGCTGCGGCATTCCCTCGGCGACCATGGGGGAGATGGGGCTTTACAAGAAGCAGATCGGCGTCAACTTCGACTACTTCGATTCGATCAAGGACGCTGAGTACATCCTGACCTGCTGCCCGACCTGCGAGTACGGCCTGGGAGCCACCGCCGAACGCGAGAGCGGCCGCCAGCGGGGCAAGCAGATGATGGACATCATCGTCTTTATGGCCGAGGTGCTCAAGGGCGACTACCCGAAGGACATCCCCCTGGAGGGGCGCACCACCCTGCACATCCCCTGTCACTACAACCACGCCAAGGATTCCGTGCTCAAGGAGTTCATCAAGGAGCACTTCGACACCGAGTACGCCGATCTGAAAAACGACGGCTGCTGCGGCTTCGGCGGCACCTTCAGCCTGAAGAACTACGCGCACACCAAGGAAATTTCGGCGCTGAAGGCCAAGGAAGTCGAGGAGCGGGGCTATAAGAACCTGTTCACCGCCTGCCCGGGGTGCGCCATGAACCTCACCGACGCCACCCTGACCGCCGAGACGGCGGTGCAGGCCAGCCACCCGGTAGTAGAAATGTACCGGCGGCGGATCAAAAAAAATCCATAA